One segment of Xiphias gladius isolate SHS-SW01 ecotype Sanya breed wild chromosome 1, ASM1685928v1, whole genome shotgun sequence DNA contains the following:
- the nfat5b gene encoding nuclear factor of activated T-cells 5 isoform X2 encodes MPSDFISLFSGDLDLTSPRSLYSKESVYDLLPRELQLPSSTQQNPKVMSQKSGGEAGPPPSATLASDAMSSSMTMEGPRSAFSTSSSSTMHSSPSTGDQKPVHSNNVDPEDTRGSRAVPEVVGAEGGNGNGGSGGNCRGTVELGGGRGVTSQEAQPHHQMTPSKRRTVLNISPPPEDLFDDSRMSCQDEASLDSEQSNNIWMDDSLSNFSIMSTVSYNDNTEVPRKSRKRTPRQRPGPKSVPAEEASMDVFDADSAKGPHFVLSQLGPDNKTGPKGSSDDPQTATQKGGTLSMQYPQKNEGKELKILVQPETQHRARYLTEGSRGSVKDRTQQGFPTVKLEGVNEPVVLQVFVGNDTGRVKPHGFYQACRVTGRNTTACKEVDIDGTTVIEVSLDPSTNMTLPVDCVGILKLRNTDVEARIGVAGSKKKSTRARLVFRVNIPRSDGPVLTLQTPSSPILCTQPAGVPEILKKSLHSCTVRGGEEVFIIGKNFLKDTKVIFHENVSDEKSWKAEAEIDMELFHQNHLIVKVPPYQNQAITSAVCVGIYVVTNAGRSHDVQPFTYTPDLAKHDVPVKKEMPSPVKTCTFDEQIKVLDGALMPSMLPLVKREDVTPMEVTSNLQSSGVFKTGDLCPAQQNPDMTAGHLNTNRSFSNNLSQPASDPDKGQGPVFTNTEPLSTIHKQDIAAPSSFPVPADSLLQQGSQQFLLEPREGLGQERPGSASGAVGRLRGEPTPQQQQLPLFPPDEVAQLEEAVRQLKAKGFCSLPLQSDNSIAKQQQQHMQHQKKIQKQQIQQQQMQQQQLQQQQQQQQQQQQQQVLENLQQQLFQSQIQIQCGMFQDASQGKNTEQQGPSQGVVPNQGSLFQQAQQQQQQQQQQQQQQQQQQQAALFQQANDLLSIQTNFLQQTTSHPSPPMFHNPSSLAETQDPQGALFQKASQEQVQAALFQNTMTVLQSPEQQPSTPGLFLPQTSLPTQLTTNSSQQQQQQQQQQQQQQQQQQQQQQQQQQQQQQQLAFLSALQSPAPEPQSVFQAQTQLSPIQQRSPMEQQQPSQPQPHAQPTQQASLFQNISPHPSANTLSPGQQQQQQAGLLFCNNTLSTSDQASSLLFSSQGQMPPLTSSSLVSQEPQNPSLLFSQASMVTVNQQDRSEPMALGNPTDPRQQVMFQEQQPMQLCSSSNNRQDQTVGLFMPQSNMASLQGGLAQELAQSAMFGSQNGVANLQTTTSSPVQQPGTLFQTAVSGSISQASQPQQPGLFLFGIQNGCGQLMNPPGNTLSDQIIAISQSGQNQRESDAHIQSLLSQSLSQSGTVQSSMSASQNMEKIDDLLVSLQESGSNLTRSY; translated from the exons AATCCGTGTATGACCTTCTTCCCAGAGAGCTGCAGTTGCCTTCCTCCACTCAGCAGAACCCAAAAGTCATGAGTCAAAAGAGCGGCGGAGAGGCCGGGCCTCCCCCTTCAGCTACTCTAGCGTCAG ATGCCATGTCCTCTTCTATGACCATGGAAGGCCCCCGCAGTGCTTTTTCCACCTCTTCCAGCTCCACTATGCATTCCAGTCCTTCAACCGGTGACCAGAAGCCAGTCCACAGCAACAATGTTGACCCAGAGGACACCCGGGGCAGCAGAGCGGTACCAGAGGTGGTCGGAGCAGAGGGCGGGAATGGTAACGGCGGCAGTGGTGGTAACTGCAGGGGGACCGTTGAGcttggaggaggaagaggtgtaACATCCCAGGAGGCCCAGCCACATCACCAGATGACCCCGTCTAAGCGCCGCACCGTACTGAACATCTCTCCACCTCCAGAAGACTTGTTTGATGATAGCCGCATGTCCTGCCAGGATGAAGCATCCCTGGACTCAGAGCAGAGTAACAACATCTGGATGGATGACTCTCTCTCCAACTTTAGTATCATGAGTACGGTTTCTTACAATGACAACACTGAGGTACCACGAAAGTCCCGCAAACGCACCCCTCGCCAGAGGCCTGGTCCGAAGTCTGTGCCTGCAGAGGAAGCCAGTATGGACGTGTTTGATGCAGACAGTGCCAAGGGCCCACACTTTGTCCTGTCACAGCTCGGCCCTGACAACAAGACGGGACCAAAAGGAAG CTCTGATGATCCTCAGACAGCTACCCAGAAAGGAGGAACTCTTTCGATGCAATACCCACAGAAGAATGAGGGGAAGGAGCTGAAGATCCTTGTACAGCCTGAGACTCAGCATCGAGCTCGTTACCTGACTGAAGGAAGCAGAGGATCAGTGAAGGACCGGACTCAGCAGGGCTTCCCTACTGTAAAG CTGGAGGGCGTGAACGAGCCagtggttttgcaggtatttgtgGGTAACGATACCGGGCGAGTGAAGCCCCATGGATTTTACCAAGCTTGCAGGGTGACCGGCCGCAACACCACAGCCTGCAAGGAGGTTGACATTGATGGCACAACTGTCATTGAGGTGTCCCTTGATCCAAGCACCAACATGACACTACC GGTGGACTGTGTTGGGATCCTGAAGCTCCGTAATACTGATGTCGAGGCTCGTATTGGTGTCGCTGGGTCCAAGAAGAAGAGCACACGCGCACGTCTGGTGTTTCGGGTCAACATCCCCCGTTCAGATGGACCAGTGCTCACACTACAGACCCCCTCATCTCCAATCTTGTGTA CCCAGCCTGCAGGGGTGCCTGAAATCTTGAAGAAGTCACTACACAGTTGTACTGTGAGGGGTGGAGAGGAAGTCTTCATCATTGGCAAAAACTTTCTTAAAGACACTAAAGTCATATTTCACGAGAATGTTTCTG ATGAGAAATCGTGGAAGGCAGAGGCTGAAATTGACATGGAGCTGTTTCACCAG AATCACTTGATAGTGAAGGTTCCTCCATACCAGAACCAAGCCATCacctctgcagtgtgtgtgggaatCTATGTGGTGACGAATGCTGGGAGATCCCATGACGTTCAGCCTTTCACCTACACTCCAGATCTGG CAAAACATGATGTTCCTGTGAAGAAAGAGATGCCTTCTCCAGTGAAGACTTGTACATTTGATGAACAAATTAAAG TTCTAGATGGCGCCCTGATGCCCTCTATGTTGCCTTTAGTGAAGAGAGAAGATGTCACTCCGATGGAGGTGACCAGCAACCTCCAGTCTTCTGGAGTATTTAAG ACTGGTGACCTGTGTCCAGCCCAGCAGAACCCAGACATGACCGCAGGACATCTAAATACAAACAGATCATTCTCCAACAACCTTTCTCAGCCTGCAAGTGACCCTGACAAAGGCCAGGGTCCTGTTTTTACCAACACTGAGCCCTTAAGCACCATCCACAAGCAGGACATTGCTGCACCCAGCTCATTCCCTGTGCCTGCAGACTCCCTGCTCCAGCAAGGCTCACAGCAGTTCCTCCTGGAGCCCAGAGAGGGCCTCGGTCAGGAGAGGCCAGGCAGCGCTTCTGGAGCTGTGGGGAGGCTGCGTGGAGAACCTACAccccaacagcagcagctgccgTTGTTCCCTCCAGATGAGGTGGCACAGCTGGAGGAGGCAGTGAGACAACTTAAAGCCAAAGGGTTCTGTAGCTTACCACTTCAGTCTGACAACTCAATagccaaacagcagcagcaacacatgCAGCACCAAAAAAAGAtccaaaaacagcaaattcagcagcaacaaatgcagcaacaacagcttcaacagcagcagcagcagcagcagcagcagcagcagcagcaggtgttggagaatttacagcagcagctgtttcagtcacagattcagattcagtgtGGCATGTTTCAGGATGCTTCCCAGGGCAAGAACACAGAACAGCAGGGCCCATCACAAGGAGTGGTGCCAAACCAGGGATCTCTTTTCCAGCAGGcccaacagcagcaacagcagcagcagcagcagcagcagcaacagcaacagcagcaacaagcagCTCTCTTTCAGCAGGCAAATGACCTACTTTCAATTCAGACCAACTTCCTCCAGCAGACGACCTCTCACCCTTCACCACCCATGTTCCACAATCCCAGCTCTTTGGCTGAAACTCAAGATCCCCAGGGGGCTCTGTTTCAGAAAGCGTCTCAGGAGCAGGTCCAGGCAGCTCTCTTCCAGAACACCATGACAGTACTACAGTCTCCAGAACAGCAACCCTCAACTCCTGGACTTTTCCTCCCGCAGACCTCCCTGCCAACTCAGCTTACAACCAACAGTTcccaacaacagcaacaacaacagcagcaacagcagcaacagcaacagcaacagcaacagcagcagcagcagcagcagcagcagcagcagcagcagctggcctTTCTCAGTGCTCTACAATCCCCTGCCCCTGAACCACAATCAGTATTTCAGGCCCAGACCCAGCTCTCCCCCATCCAGCAAAGAAGCCCAATGGAACAGCAGCAGCCCTCCCAGCCTCAGCCCCATGCACAGCCAACCCAGCAGGCTTCCCTGTTTCAGAACATCTCCCCACATCCATCTGCGAACACACTCTCTccaggacagcagcagcaacagcaggctGGACTACTGTTCTGCAACAACACCCTGTCCACATCGGACCAGGCCTCCAGCCTCCTGTTCAGCAGCCAGGGCCAGATGCCTCCTTTGACCAGCAGCAGTCTAGTTTCTCAAGAGCCCCAAAACccctctctgctcttttcccAAGCCAGTATGGTGACGGTAAACCAGCAGGATCGCTCTGAGCCCATGGCCTTAGGGAACCCCACCGATCCACGACAGCAAGTCATGTTTCAGGAGCAACAGCCTATGCAGCTGTGCAGTAGCTCAAACAACCGGCAGGATCAGACTGTGGGCCTCTTCATGCCTCAGTCCAACATGGCCTCTCTGCAGGGGGGACTGGCTCAAGAGCTTGCACAGTCAGCCATGTTTGGCTCACAGAACGGCGTGGCAAACCTCCAGACGACCACCTCCTCCCCTGTTCAACAGCCAGGAACTCTCTTTCAAACTGCTGTGAGTGGGAGCATCAGTCAGGCCAGCCAGCCTCAACAACCTGGCCTGTTCCTTTTTGGGATTCAGAATG GATGTGGCCAGCTGATGAACCCTCCTGGAAACACACTGTCAGATCAGATAATAGCCATCAGCCAGTCTGGCCAGAACCAAAGAGAGAGCGACGCACACATCCAGTCCCTGCTCAGCCAGTCCCTGTCTCAGTCTGGGACCGTGCAGAGCAGCATGTCTGCCTCGCAGAACATGGAGAAGATTGATGACCTGCTGGTCAGCCTGCAGGAGTCCGGCAGCAACTTAACTCGTTCATACTAA
- the nfat5b gene encoding nuclear factor of activated T-cells 5 isoform X3, producing the protein MSSSMTMEGPRSAFSTSSSSTMHSSPSTGDQKPVHSNNVDPEDTRGSRAVPEVVGAEGGNGNGGSGGNCRGTVELGGGRGVTSQEAQPHHQMTPSKRRTVLNISPPPEDLFDDSRMSCQDEASLDSEQSNNIWMDDSLSNFSIMSTVSYNDNTEVPRKSRKRTPRQRPGPKSVPAEEASMDVFDADSAKGPHFVLSQLGPDNKTGPKGSSDDPQTATQKGGTLSMQYPQKNEGKELKILVQPETQHRARYLTEGSRGSVKDRTQQGFPTVKLEGVNEPVVLQVFVGNDTGRVKPHGFYQACRVTGRNTTACKEVDIDGTTVIEVSLDPSTNMTLPVDCVGILKLRNTDVEARIGVAGSKKKSTRARLVFRVNIPRSDGPVLTLQTPSSPILCTQPAGVPEILKKSLHSCTVRGGEEVFIIGKNFLKDTKVIFHENVSDEKSWKAEAEIDMELFHQNHLIVKVPPYQNQAITSAVCVGIYVVTNAGRSHDVQPFTYTPDLAKHDVPVKKEMPSPVKTCTFDEQIKVLDGALMPSMLPLVKREDVTPMEVTSNLQSSGVFKQTGDLCPAQQNPDMTAGHLNTNRSFSNNLSQPASDPDKGQGPVFTNTEPLSTIHKQDIAAPSSFPVPADSLLQQGSQQFLLEPREGLGQERPGSASGAVGRLRGEPTPQQQQLPLFPPDEVAQLEEAVRQLKAKGFCSLPLQSDNSIAKQQQQHMQHQKKIQKQQIQQQQMQQQQLQQQQQQQQQQQQQQVLENLQQQLFQSQIQIQCGMFQDASQGKNTEQQGPSQGVVPNQGSLFQQAQQQQQQQQQQQQQQQQQQQAALFQQANDLLSIQTNFLQQTTSHPSPPMFHNPSSLAETQDPQGALFQKASQEQVQAALFQNTMTVLQSPEQQPSTPGLFLPQTSLPTQLTTNSSQQQQQQQQQQQQQQQQQQQQQQQQQQQQQQQLAFLSALQSPAPEPQSVFQAQTQLSPIQQRSPMEQQQPSQPQPHAQPTQQASLFQNISPHPSANTLSPGQQQQQQAGLLFCNNTLSTSDQASSLLFSSQGQMPPLTSSSLVSQEPQNPSLLFSQASMVTVNQQDRSEPMALGNPTDPRQQVMFQEQQPMQLCSSSNNRQDQTVGLFMPQSNMASLQGGLAQELAQSAMFGSQNGVANLQTTTSSPVQQPGTLFQTAVSGSISQASQPQQPGLFLFGIQNGCGQLMNPPGNTLSDQIIAISQSGQNQRESDAHIQSLLSQSLSQSGTVQSSMSASQNMEKIDDLLVSLQESGSNLTRSY; encoded by the exons ATGTCCTCTTCTATGACCATGGAAGGCCCCCGCAGTGCTTTTTCCACCTCTTCCAGCTCCACTATGCATTCCAGTCCTTCAACCGGTGACCAGAAGCCAGTCCACAGCAACAATGTTGACCCAGAGGACACCCGGGGCAGCAGAGCGGTACCAGAGGTGGTCGGAGCAGAGGGCGGGAATGGTAACGGCGGCAGTGGTGGTAACTGCAGGGGGACCGTTGAGcttggaggaggaagaggtgtaACATCCCAGGAGGCCCAGCCACATCACCAGATGACCCCGTCTAAGCGCCGCACCGTACTGAACATCTCTCCACCTCCAGAAGACTTGTTTGATGATAGCCGCATGTCCTGCCAGGATGAAGCATCCCTGGACTCAGAGCAGAGTAACAACATCTGGATGGATGACTCTCTCTCCAACTTTAGTATCATGAGTACGGTTTCTTACAATGACAACACTGAGGTACCACGAAAGTCCCGCAAACGCACCCCTCGCCAGAGGCCTGGTCCGAAGTCTGTGCCTGCAGAGGAAGCCAGTATGGACGTGTTTGATGCAGACAGTGCCAAGGGCCCACACTTTGTCCTGTCACAGCTCGGCCCTGACAACAAGACGGGACCAAAAGGAAG CTCTGATGATCCTCAGACAGCTACCCAGAAAGGAGGAACTCTTTCGATGCAATACCCACAGAAGAATGAGGGGAAGGAGCTGAAGATCCTTGTACAGCCTGAGACTCAGCATCGAGCTCGTTACCTGACTGAAGGAAGCAGAGGATCAGTGAAGGACCGGACTCAGCAGGGCTTCCCTACTGTAAAG CTGGAGGGCGTGAACGAGCCagtggttttgcaggtatttgtgGGTAACGATACCGGGCGAGTGAAGCCCCATGGATTTTACCAAGCTTGCAGGGTGACCGGCCGCAACACCACAGCCTGCAAGGAGGTTGACATTGATGGCACAACTGTCATTGAGGTGTCCCTTGATCCAAGCACCAACATGACACTACC GGTGGACTGTGTTGGGATCCTGAAGCTCCGTAATACTGATGTCGAGGCTCGTATTGGTGTCGCTGGGTCCAAGAAGAAGAGCACACGCGCACGTCTGGTGTTTCGGGTCAACATCCCCCGTTCAGATGGACCAGTGCTCACACTACAGACCCCCTCATCTCCAATCTTGTGTA CCCAGCCTGCAGGGGTGCCTGAAATCTTGAAGAAGTCACTACACAGTTGTACTGTGAGGGGTGGAGAGGAAGTCTTCATCATTGGCAAAAACTTTCTTAAAGACACTAAAGTCATATTTCACGAGAATGTTTCTG ATGAGAAATCGTGGAAGGCAGAGGCTGAAATTGACATGGAGCTGTTTCACCAG AATCACTTGATAGTGAAGGTTCCTCCATACCAGAACCAAGCCATCacctctgcagtgtgtgtgggaatCTATGTGGTGACGAATGCTGGGAGATCCCATGACGTTCAGCCTTTCACCTACACTCCAGATCTGG CAAAACATGATGTTCCTGTGAAGAAAGAGATGCCTTCTCCAGTGAAGACTTGTACATTTGATGAACAAATTAAAG TTCTAGATGGCGCCCTGATGCCCTCTATGTTGCCTTTAGTGAAGAGAGAAGATGTCACTCCGATGGAGGTGACCAGCAACCTCCAGTCTTCTGGAGTATTTAAG CAGACTGGTGACCTGTGTCCAGCCCAGCAGAACCCAGACATGACCGCAGGACATCTAAATACAAACAGATCATTCTCCAACAACCTTTCTCAGCCTGCAAGTGACCCTGACAAAGGCCAGGGTCCTGTTTTTACCAACACTGAGCCCTTAAGCACCATCCACAAGCAGGACATTGCTGCACCCAGCTCATTCCCTGTGCCTGCAGACTCCCTGCTCCAGCAAGGCTCACAGCAGTTCCTCCTGGAGCCCAGAGAGGGCCTCGGTCAGGAGAGGCCAGGCAGCGCTTCTGGAGCTGTGGGGAGGCTGCGTGGAGAACCTACAccccaacagcagcagctgccgTTGTTCCCTCCAGATGAGGTGGCACAGCTGGAGGAGGCAGTGAGACAACTTAAAGCCAAAGGGTTCTGTAGCTTACCACTTCAGTCTGACAACTCAATagccaaacagcagcagcaacacatgCAGCACCAAAAAAAGAtccaaaaacagcaaattcagcagcaacaaatgcagcaacaacagcttcaacagcagcagcagcagcagcagcagcagcagcagcagcaggtgttggagaatttacagcagcagctgtttcagtcacagattcagattcagtgtGGCATGTTTCAGGATGCTTCCCAGGGCAAGAACACAGAACAGCAGGGCCCATCACAAGGAGTGGTGCCAAACCAGGGATCTCTTTTCCAGCAGGcccaacagcagcaacagcagcagcagcagcagcagcagcaacagcaacagcagcaacaagcagCTCTCTTTCAGCAGGCAAATGACCTACTTTCAATTCAGACCAACTTCCTCCAGCAGACGACCTCTCACCCTTCACCACCCATGTTCCACAATCCCAGCTCTTTGGCTGAAACTCAAGATCCCCAGGGGGCTCTGTTTCAGAAAGCGTCTCAGGAGCAGGTCCAGGCAGCTCTCTTCCAGAACACCATGACAGTACTACAGTCTCCAGAACAGCAACCCTCAACTCCTGGACTTTTCCTCCCGCAGACCTCCCTGCCAACTCAGCTTACAACCAACAGTTcccaacaacagcaacaacaacagcagcaacagcagcaacagcaacagcaacagcaacagcagcagcagcagcagcagcagcagcagcagcagcagctggcctTTCTCAGTGCTCTACAATCCCCTGCCCCTGAACCACAATCAGTATTTCAGGCCCAGACCCAGCTCTCCCCCATCCAGCAAAGAAGCCCAATGGAACAGCAGCAGCCCTCCCAGCCTCAGCCCCATGCACAGCCAACCCAGCAGGCTTCCCTGTTTCAGAACATCTCCCCACATCCATCTGCGAACACACTCTCTccaggacagcagcagcaacagcaggctGGACTACTGTTCTGCAACAACACCCTGTCCACATCGGACCAGGCCTCCAGCCTCCTGTTCAGCAGCCAGGGCCAGATGCCTCCTTTGACCAGCAGCAGTCTAGTTTCTCAAGAGCCCCAAAACccctctctgctcttttcccAAGCCAGTATGGTGACGGTAAACCAGCAGGATCGCTCTGAGCCCATGGCCTTAGGGAACCCCACCGATCCACGACAGCAAGTCATGTTTCAGGAGCAACAGCCTATGCAGCTGTGCAGTAGCTCAAACAACCGGCAGGATCAGACTGTGGGCCTCTTCATGCCTCAGTCCAACATGGCCTCTCTGCAGGGGGGACTGGCTCAAGAGCTTGCACAGTCAGCCATGTTTGGCTCACAGAACGGCGTGGCAAACCTCCAGACGACCACCTCCTCCCCTGTTCAACAGCCAGGAACTCTCTTTCAAACTGCTGTGAGTGGGAGCATCAGTCAGGCCAGCCAGCCTCAACAACCTGGCCTGTTCCTTTTTGGGATTCAGAATG GATGTGGCCAGCTGATGAACCCTCCTGGAAACACACTGTCAGATCAGATAATAGCCATCAGCCAGTCTGGCCAGAACCAAAGAGAGAGCGACGCACACATCCAGTCCCTGCTCAGCCAGTCCCTGTCTCAGTCTGGGACCGTGCAGAGCAGCATGTCTGCCTCGCAGAACATGGAGAAGATTGATGACCTGCTGGTCAGCCTGCAGGAGTCCGGCAGCAACTTAACTCGTTCATACTAA